The Pyrus communis chromosome 8, drPyrComm1.1, whole genome shotgun sequence region GATTGAGGCTGCAAGAGAAATCGCGCAGGTTATCTCAGATTCCAAAAACAAGGTTTACTTGAACGCCGATGAACTTTTGCTGAACATTCAGGGGAATGTGCAGTAGTTAAGTAAGCAAAGTTGTTCGGTCGTGGGGATGCTTCAAAAACTCATAAATGAAGAAACTGGATGGTTCTTTTGTAATGTGATGGGTTACAGAAACAGAGGTATTCTGGAAATTCCTATTTTGTGACgattttcttttcgttttgaCTGACTAGAATAAGAACAATGTTGGGAGGTAATAGATGGATTCTCCCCAGTGATGCAAATTTACACTAAGCCGGGCACGGCTCTGTCCGGCCTTTTTTACACGATGTTCGCCCGGTCGAAAGTAAATGTGTGGAATTTGTAATGGAAGAAAAACAATCGCATAATTCGAGCCTATCGGATGAAACGCTGACGAGTAAAAATGTATGGCACTGGTAGCATCCGAGCTGGAAATCATCTTTATATACCCGGGATCAACTATCAGATTATCATACAGCCAATTGTTTAGAGAAATTAAACAAGATTTCTAAAGATTTTACAGATGAATTCTGGGTACAAACTTCGCTTTTGCTAAATCCTTTCACCATCGGCGGGGGGAAGAATGTTGAGAATTTTTCAACAATGCAAATCACCGCCAGAGGCTGTGTTTCACTAACCATCCGCTAGCTGGAACTTCTCATGAGATAAGCTACAATACATCCCAACACTGCACCAGCGAGAACCTGCGGCAATATGAATCGAACAAAACAGAGATACAGGTTATGATCATTcgtattaactcttcatcattgacAATCAAGTGCATGAATAAACAATGACTCATGCCGAATGAACATGAAGACGCAAATGCAGCAGACCTGCAATGGAGTATGACCAAGAGAATCCCGCAGAGGTCTAACACTAGAAACAGGGTGTTCTGGAGGTAGCTCACACACTATTTGGTTTAATAACTGCAATAAGCAACATAACGTAttgaattagaaaagaaaattacactaaaaacacaAGCATTGAAACAAACCAAATATACAGTAACACTTACACAACTTACACGAAACAAGTACACAGTAAACAACCACCACAATCAACTAACATTTTTTAATCAAAGATGAAGATTCATAACTTCAAATATACAGGTTGGACACAAGTCCACAGTCCCCAGGGTCCAGAATTTTAGGTGACGTTAACACGAAACGTGACAAAACATAATCAGTAAAGAATGAATACACCATGGATCCACTGTTGTATagctttttttctttgaataaaCAGTATAGCTGTGAACATGTGTGTCTACGCAATATATGCTACAAGGATAAATAAAATAACTTGCATATAGCTTCAAAAACTTCAGGACAAAACACAGAAACGCATTTTCGACATAACTTGCATATAACATATTACTCTACATACCCCTGCCTTATCCCGGAGAAAGCAATTTTAAATGAGCAAGATGGGATTGGCCGTATTGCTACTTACGCATCAACATACTGCAACTTAAATAAATATAGAGAATCCTAATCCGTGTCTATTCATCTGCACCTATGCTAGGCGCTCCAATATTAGTCATCATTCCTTTCTAATTTGATGTGTTCAGATCATGAGACTGAGTGAAtgacaaacaaaaacaaaagcagtGGCTCTAATATGTGGCCATCATGATATGCCAATGTTTCCTGCCACACTTGCCAACCATAAAACCTGAGGATTGCGTCTTAGGCTCCAACTATAAGGTGCTTTATAGGAACAGGAAAATGACACGTGTAAAATACATGACAAACAAGAATGTATAATATAATGTGCTATGATTTTTATCCTTAGATTCAGGAGGTATGTACGGGCTAACAGCTAGGTATTGCCTATTGGTGCCCAATAACATAGTAATATAACAAAGGTGTTGCTATTGCCAACAGAAACATTACAATGACCACTAACTTCAAAGGAAACGATGCATACAATGCATAATAATAACTGTCTCCAGAATAGAAATGAATTTTTAAGATGTAAACGGAACAATTATCACATAGCATCCACAGaaaacaaaatagaagaaaCTCGAACGCAAATTTGCTCAAAGGGGCATATATTCAATCAGTAGCATCCCATATCCCCAAGCTTACTTAACAAACTTCACCAAACTACTCCCATTCTTTATTATTCACAAAGCATGCTGGCTACAAAATATTCTTACTTCAGCTTGACGACCAGCATGAAGTCTTACACCAGTTGCATCATACATGACCTGCAAGAAACAGTAATTTTATATACATGAAACCTAACTCCATGAGAAATTGTGCATGGCATGTAAAGTGACAAAAAAGGTTGAGAACTGAGAATAGTCGTATCATCTCTTTAAATTATAATAAGTTTTGATTGTGCTTCTCATGTTCCATCTTTGTTTAAGGTCAATTACCGCATAGAGTAACTTTCGTATCAAGGGCTTCTAATCTACACCTATAACTGGTCAAACATATGAAGTAGAAGACTTACAACTTCCAAGGAAACAAAAAGACAATGGAGTGCGTTTAGATATTAAAATTGACAGAGTAAAACCATAAGAAACAACAAGTTAATAGTAGCAGTAAATAGATCTTAAATCTATATTATTCACTCGACAGTTCACAAATGTATCAAAGATCAATATTCTGGTACTTATCTTTTGTTATGTTATCTTCAATCAAAGAAGATTGTTGGTCCAAGCGTAGTCAATTAAGTTGTACAGAACCACTATAAATGATTCTATATACTATATAAGTGACGACAATCCAATCACAAACGGAAAGTTGATGTAGGAGTAATGAATGTGTGAAGCAAAACAAATGCaattaaagttaaaaatgtGACATTAATAAGAAGAACTCGGGGTATTAAATCTATAGGGAATGCAACAAGCtcaaaaaaatacaaacaaaatggGATCGTGACATTATGTCGAGCATTTCACATGACAATCCAAAAGATTTTAAACGTGAGCATGCGAGCCTACACAAAAAGAATGAACAAAACCTGGTTAAGAGTTACATACAACGCATGCCAAAACCACGGCAATGGCAAATGCGGATCCGGTTCCTTCCTGGAAACCAATAGCAACTGCCAATGCCGTCACAGTCGCCGAATGCGATGAGGGCATTCCCCCTGACCCTAGCATTCTTCTGGAGTCCCATCGTTTCTCTTTGTACCTGCACGTCTACGAGCAAATATTTGAAAACCTGAGCAAACAAAACTTCACTAAGCATACCCAAAATGGAAAAACAAAAGACACAGATAGAATTAACAAAACCGAAACTGAAATTCGTCTACTTTTTAACAAAACAGTGCGTGTAAATTAACCTAATCATCCAATTAACTTAAATTGTCacataatttcacaaaattaaaaagaaccCATCATTACCCATCATTACCCATCAAGCAAATTACCTGAAAATGGAAAATTACAAATCATAGCATAAACCTACATGTTCAAAtgcctagagagagagagagagagagagagaggataatACCAGGTGGTGAAGAGCTTGAGAAACTGGGCGAGAGCGCAGGAGAGGAAGGCAGAGAGGAGGGGGAGATTGGAGGGAAGAATGGACGGCTGTGATGATGTAGATCCATTTGATGAGGCATCAGCAGCGGTGATTACCTCGTCCATGGAAGCGCCGATTACCTCGTCCGTTGTTGCAGCCTGGTTGCGTCCCCAAAGCTGGAACCCGGTTCGGATTCTGGCTCTCAATagacgttaaaaaaaaaagaaagttctGACTCCATAAACAAGTcgaattatttttttaagtaattaTGGGAGCAACTTATACGAGACATGTTTATCTGTCCGTAATATCATGGCGTTTAGAATTATAATATGTTTAGAGAAAAATTTTCATATAATAATGCATTATTAAACTGTGATGTTAAGTAAAATTAAACACGTTGATCAATTCATGTATTTTAATctggttttttttcttaatgaGTCGGGTCCGAAGGATAAAAAACACAGATGGTGATTGAATTGGGAGAAAGagtatgtattaaaaaattacaacaTAATTAAATAACAGCGTAAGGCATGAAAAATTTTCACTCTTATTACATAATGTAGTCTTTATATTTACTCAATCTATGACAGGGCTTACGTTGAAACTTGGAAGTGATAGGTTGGTGCGGGGAGAGGCGGCAAATGAGAACGAATTTTAGAGGGCCGTGTGAATTGACCCGAAACCTTATGTAATGTTGACGTATTTCAAACAGAAAACGACATGCCCTTCTCCACTAACATAGAATGATACTTTGCAGCGCTAAAATATACTAGAGCTCGTTtggaattatttttaaaatgattaaaagcgtttttagtgaaaatattttaatatcaatctttaataaaaatttaagtggATCTTCAAAAACACTTGGCGTGCTTCCTACAAGAAGCATCCATCTAGTACTTCTTCCAAATAACAATTGAAGTGctttttgaactcaaaatcaatttcaccaaaaacactttcaaatatTACTATGCTTCCTCTTTTGTAGTTAAGTTCAAATCATTTATCGCTctgtccaaaaaaataaaaaataaaaaaatgtgagatcatattaaaaaaagaaaattggaacTTTGTCTTCCTGAACTAAAATATCATGAGTATTAGTCATTGAACTTGTCAAATATAGAACAATGGGCATCTAGATAACTTGTTAGAACTTACGTAACTTATTTGCTCCTTTAACTCTTTATTTTGGATGAAAGTTGTAACCGTGTTATCTACAAAGGTTGTTGCTGCACATTGCGACAAGctcaaaaaattcatcaaaatttatTTGGTATAATATCTCTTATTGTTGGTTACATGTTCAATTTACCAAACTTTAGCGTTGGATACCAATATATAGGCGTTTAGGTACAAGCTTTAGAAACAAGGATAATGCAGCGATGTAGTGAAACTGGCATGAAGACCCCCATTTTTTATGGTCACCGCCCACACCCATGTGAGCAAAGACATAGACAATGGATAAGGTGATTGTCCTTGGTGGATATTCTGGGGCATGGCCTTTACTTTTTAGGACCACCACTTTTTGCTTTGCAAAGCACTTTGGGCCCTCTACGTCCTTGGATGTTCTGGTGCATGGACTTTGACTTTAAGGACGAGGACTTAGactactattttttatttttttttaattaactgtTATTGGAAGAAAAGAGAAGAGTTCAAactattataaaaaaaaagacgagGGAGTTTAGAATTCAGAATGCATAGATAAAAAACTTAACATTCTATTCATTAAGATATTGAACTACATGCACTACTAGTTCCTCTTTAGTTTGGGAGAACCATATAATGCCATCTATGCAAGTTGAGCCTTGAGCTCCAACTTATgtacaaatgaaaatgaattctGTAGTACAAAATGACTAACTTGGACatcaagaaattgattaaaaaaaaaactacaagcTTGATGATGAGGAATGAGGATCCTTTGTGGATCCTCTTAAGGGTTCTCCAATCACCttcgtttattgtacatcgtacggtcaacTTTCGTTAGAtgttgtttatattcaattttaaattaaaaaattataataatatataaccATACGATATGCGATAAACGAATATGATTGAAAGATTTCCGTAATTaaagaatcctcacaaaaagatctccggatcctctttcgACGATGAGGGTGGTTAGGCTCCTAAATACTTGAAAGGTACAATACATCATCAATGGTAGGTTTGAAG contains the following coding sequences:
- the LOC137742232 gene encoding uncharacterized protein, with the translated sequence MDEVITAADASSNGSTSSQPSILPSNLPLLSAFLSCALAQFLKLFTTWYKEKRWDSRRMLGSGGMPSSHSATVTALAVAIGFQEGTGSAFAIAVVLACVVMYDATGVRLHAGRQAELLNQIVCELPPEHPVSSVRPLRDSLGHTPLQVLAGAVLGCIVAYLMRSSS